In Musa acuminata AAA Group cultivar baxijiao chromosome BXJ2-10, Cavendish_Baxijiao_AAA, whole genome shotgun sequence, a genomic segment contains:
- the LOC135625016 gene encoding cytochrome P450 81Q32-like — protein sequence MADDASSLTFLSSLLFPLLVLLLASLSRRWLKSARKNPPPSPPSFPFIGHLHLIAKPPLHRALAAIAAARGPVVLLRLGSRPVLLVSSAPAAEECFTAHDLAFANRPRLLAAQILGYGCTTIAWSPYGPHWRNLRRISAVHLLSTGALRSSSDSRTGAVRSLAKSLFLEGGDSGPAGPRRVEMKSRFFNLAYDVMMGVVATAIEGESADERQRFREVVEETFAVSGAVNVADFFPALRRLGWRGHERKLASLQHRRDALIGELIERHRVRRRQSCRNREAAAAAGKGDEGRTTVIDVMLSLQESEPETYTDVTIKGLIVSLLAAGTDTSAVTMEWAMCLLLNHPEVLHAVGAELDAKIGQGRMAEEEDIPDLPYLNCIINETLRLYPAGPLLVPHESSQDCTVGGYDVPRGTMLLVNAWAIHRDPNTWDEPQEFKPERFQCELGKEEAGLRMLPFGSGRRKCPGEGLAMRVIGLALATLIHCFEWEKLPGEEVDMTEGRGLTMPKAKPLEAMCTPRHTMLDALSQL from the exons ATGGCCGACGACGCCTCCTCTCTCActttcctctcttctcttcttttccctctcctCGTCCTGTTGCTCGCATCCCTGTCACGGCGATGGCTGAAGAGTGCTCGCAAGAATCCCCCGCCGAGCCCCCCATCGTTCCCCTTCATCGGCCACCTCCACCTCATCGCCAAGCCCCCGCTCCACCGCGCCCTCGCTGCCATCGCTGCCGCCCGCGGCCCGGTCGTACTCCTCCGCCTCGGATCCCGCCCCGTCCTCCTCGTCTCCTCCGCTCCCGCCGCGGAAGAGTGCTTCACCGCCCACGACCTTGCCTTCGCCAACCGCCCCCGCCTACTCGCCGCTCAGATCCTAGGCTACGGCTGCACAACCATCGCCTGGTCCCCCTACGGTCCCCACTGGCGCAACCTCCGCCGCATATCCGCCGTCCACCTCTTATCCACGGGCGCCCTCCGCTCGTCCTCCGACTCACGGACTGGCGCGGTCCGGTCGCTCGCGAAGTCCCTCTTCCTTGAGGGCGGCGATTCGGGGCCGGCCGGCCCGCGGCGGGTGGAGATGAAGTCGAGGTTCTTCAATCTCGCGTACGACGTGATGATGGGGGTGGTGGCCACGGCCATCGAGGGGGAGTCCGCGGACGAGAGGCAGCGATTccgggaggtggtggaggagacgTTTGCGGTGAGCGGGGCGGTAAACGTGGCGGACTTCTTTCCGGCGCTGCGGAGGCTGGGCTGGCGTGGGCATGAGAGGAAGCTCGCGAGTCTCCAGCATAGGAGGGACGCGTTAATCGGGGAACTGATCGAGCGTCATCGCGTCCGCCGCCGTCAGAGTTGCCGCAACcgagaggcggcggcggcggcggggaaaGGAGACGAGGGGAGGACAACGGTGATCGACGTTATGTTGTCCTTGCAGGAAAGCGAGCCGGAAACGTACACCGACGTCACAATTAAGGGCCTTATCGTG TCACTATTGGCAGCTGGAACAGACACGTCGGCCGTCACCATGGAATGGGCCATGTGCCTCCTGCTCAACCACCCTGAAGTCCTGCACGCGGTGGGGGCCGAGCTCGATGCCAAGATCGGCCAAGGGCGCATGGCGGAAGAAGAAGACATCCCCGATCTCCCATACCTCAACTGCATCATCAATGAGACCCTCCGGCTGTACCCCGCCGGGCCGCTCCTGGTGCCCCATGAGTCTTCCCAGGACTGCACCGTCGGTGGCTACGACGTGCCTCGCGGCACGATGCTGTTGGTGAACGCGTGGGCCATCCACAGGGACCCTAACACCTGGGACGAGCCCCAAGAGTTCAAGCCGGAGAGGTTCCAGTGCGAGTTAGGGAAGGAGGAGGCAGGGCTTAGGATGCTTCCGTTCGGGTCCGGGCGGCGCAAGTGCCCCGGGGAAGGCCTCGCCATGCGGGTGATTGGGCTGGCACTCGCGACCTTGATCCACTGTTTCGAGTGGGAGAAGCTTCCGGGGGAGGAGGTGGACATGACTGAAGGGCGGGGGCTCACCATGCCCAAAGCAAAGCCACTGGAAGCCATGTGCACGCCACGCCACACCATGCTTGATGCCCTTTCACAGCTCTGA